Part of the Solanum pennellii chromosome 10, SPENNV200 genome is shown below.
GGAGAGcttgaaaatgacttaaaattgaATGTGTGTCAGTCTAAACTTAAAAGGGCCAAGAGGATGGCTCTTGAGAAGTTGGATGGAAGTTTTATTGATGACTACAACAAGCTTGAGGCCTATGCACAAGAGCTTAAGCAATCTAATCCCGGAAGTGATGTTTTGATAAATATCTCTAAGGATGTCCTGGctgaaggaaaaagaaaatttttaaggaTGTACATCTGTTTTGATGCTCTTAAGAATGGCTGGAAATCTGGTTTGAGGCCATTTATTGGACTTGATGGTACATTCTTGAAAGGTACATGTAAGGGTGTTCTGTTGGTTGCTCTAGGACAAGATTCTATGAACAGTTTCTATCCACTAGCATGGGCAATAGTGGACAAAGAAACAAGCAATACATGGTGCTGGTTTATTGAGTTATTGAAGAGGTCTTTGGACCTTAAAGATGGTGCAAAAGTCACATTCATTTCGGATATGCAAAAGGTATGATGCTGTTTTAATTTACTTGAATTCACAATTTTTACTCACTTTTTAATTCACTTTCGTTCACAAATTTACTTACTGTTTTTACACACTCTTTAACATAATGTACCAACTGTTTTTACTCAACTTGTACTCATTGTACTTACTGTTTTTAACACATATTAATTCTCAACTTTCACTGTTACAGGGACTGATAGATGCTGTTGTCAAAGTGTTGCCTGAAGCTCAACATAGGTATTGTGTGAGACACATTGAGAGTAACTGGTGCAGAAAATGGAGGAGTGGTCAAATGAGGAAGCTTATGTGGTGGTGTGCTTGgagtttctatgttgaagagtTCAAGGACCAATTAAATAAGTTGGGGAAACTATCTGAAGATGGTGCAAGAAATTTGGTAAAGTATCCACCAAAGGCATGGTGTAGAGCTTATTTTGATACTTAGTGTAAGAACATGATGGTTGATAACAACTTCACTGAATCATTCAATGCATGGATTCTTGAGGCTAGAGCCAAGCCAATAATCAAGATGTTAGAAGAAATAAGAGTACAAGTGATGAGATTGCtagtgaaaaatgaaaagaagttgAAGACTTGGGTTACATATTTCAGTCCGGAATGCATGAAGTTGTACATCGACTACAGGGCCATAGCACATACTTGTAAGGTGGAGTTCAGTGGAGATTGGGGCTATGAAGTGTCTGATGGAGAAGATAGACACACTGTCAATCTAAAGGAAAAGAGATGCACTTGCAGAATTTGGGATTTATCAGGTATTCCCTGCCCGCATGCCATCAAAGCATTAACACACAAAAAAGTAAATCCAATAACTGAAATACATTGGTGGTATAGCAAGGAGGCTTACATGCTAACATATCAAAACAAGATGCAGCCTGTAAGAGGTCAAAAGTTTTGGAAGGTTGATCCTTCAAGTGCAATGTTGCCTCCTTATGTTGTGAAACAATTGGGTAGACCAAAAATGAAAAGGAATAGAGAACCAGATGaagcaagaaaaagaaagggtgaataaatcaagaaaatattaattaattttttttatattactcttgcaattaattctttttttaagtgtttacatttgtttataaaattctcaaaaagttTTTGAAGAAGCGAGTtagtaaaattatctttttatttatgatttcttaaacaccgtcaaaattaaaaaatgaaaagagaagTTCTTTTAAAAAGTGAGTTAATAAAATGATCTTCTTATTTATGATATCTTAAGcatcatacaaaataaaaaaatgaatagacAAAGAGggtactccctccgtttcaaaaaggatgacctagtttgacttggaacggagtttaagaaaagaaaaaagacttcaccaaaatacccttaaatcttgtggtcttaaacatatcacgtgcaaagttaaagttaaagtgttgtcaaaaaaggaaaggggtcattcttttttaaacagattaaaaagaaaatggggtcattctttttgaaacggaggaagTATCTTTTAACATAAATCCCTTAATTTAAATTTCTGACTTCACCACCAAATACATTCACCATAATATATCatcaaaatcttaaaaaaaatcgATCGatcgatatttttttttctttatctgaATTCTAATTCTTGATTCACCCGATGTTTATAATTGGTTGATGGCAAAATCAATAGAAGGACGTATTGCTTTGAAAACATTGTAATAAGTAGCTTGACTTGGGTGGACTGCATCCCAAAACATATAATTTGAAGGATTATTGCATACAATTGATTTTGGATTGCAAAGAATTGATGCTTCAATAAGTCCACTTCCACAACATCCCATTGTAACTTCACTAAATCctacaaaatattaaataatttttacaccATCAAATCAAACTATAAAATATTGTTTACAATAAgtagaattaataaataaaaaaattaaagtcgATAATTTACTATAACAAGttaatttctttgtattttaaaattttagttgatATGAAGGAAATATTTTTCCTGAAAAATTTTCCTTGAATATATTTTCGATTTTCTTACCTTCATTTGCTAAAACGTTGACTTAGTATAtacagaaaaaaattatttcaaaaatatttatatataaaaagcgAGCTAGGGGTGAAGGAGGGTAGGAGTGAGTTGGGAGTGGGGCGGGGGTGGAGTCATTTGGAAAATTGGGGGTGTGACGAGACAATTAGTATGAAATGCTACTTACGatacttattttatatatttttattagaaaaattatatttctaatttaaaaaaatctaagttTCAGAAAATTTTGaccaataaaaattgaaaaataaaacataatccAAAAGtggaaatttaattatttgggTTGCTCACCATATTTAATTGGATTTTGTATCATGTCATTTATTGGACTATAGATATCGACGTAGAATAATTTTGTGCCATGAATTTCCATAGTCTTTAATAAACGTTGAAGTAACGAGTTGTACTCTCTTGCAACGGCGGAGTACGATTCGATACATCGACGAGGTTGAAGTACGTCACCGGAATCTATCGTAATAACTATCGGCAAGCACCCGAAAGGCGGAACTCCGGCGACGCCGATCACTCTAGCTCCTTCGTTCATCAAACCCTAGAACAATTAGCATAAAGTTTGTGTATACAAAATATTAGTATCAAACACATTAAATTGATACATATACCATTTGGATAAATATTCGGGCAGGAAATTTTAGTTGCTCAGTTGATTGATTACATGAAGAATCGATTCACTATCACGTAATCCCCTCCCTATTTCCTCTTTCCTTACCTCCTatggaaaaattttaattttagaaatttaatcaGCTAACTGAACCATGTACGTTGTtcaattatcaataaaataaattgaaattaataagGTCTTATGTTTAAATTTTTGTGAAGTACAAAAGATGTtacatattttttctaatttgtttaaattttagtGGACAAAATCATCATGTACTTGATCGTTCAAAAATAGAAGATATTccataaaattaattgagaaaacaatataatatttgcaaaaaaaagaattaaaaactaGTAAAAATTTGGTTGTCTCCAATTAATTGTAGTAATTACGTAACAACACCTAACTCAACACTTCCCCacttcataaatcatcataaatgtttttgcttccaaattattattattataatatatatttatatcatttcaaAAAGGCCTATTAAATCACTTCACCTCTATCTATCGTACTCATGccactaatatttttttcttttttttaaaaaaaaaaaaacccaaactataaagataaaaatatatgcaTACAATCagatttttttcacatttacaAGAACCACATGGCtataatttgttataaaaatattagtcCTATATATCTTTTCACATTTATAAGAATCACATGGCTATAATTTATTACTATATCGGTATATCCAGTCTCATTTTATATGCTACATTTTGAATTTAACAGTCAAATAAATCTATATttgaacttaaatttttttttaaatattttgaattataaattattgTGATTCTAGTACTTTTTATGTAGTTCACaaatatatcaattttcattttaaaaaaattaaagattttatgCGTAAATTTCCAcatcaaacttaaattgtttgactctcaaaacataaaaggtatcatataaattgaaacagaagGAGTATCTGATATATACTTACTTGGATAAATTGTTGGACCATTTGCATCAAGAATTGTTGATATTGAGAgacattataatatttttgtcttCTAAATGGGGTGTTATAATAATTTACAGCAAAATCATTTGTTCCTGCACTTATTATAAATGCTGCTTTgcttattaatatttttgtcttttcttttccaattgaattttcaagttttcttttgtattctttaaaatattcCAGCTGTTTTTCCATTGTAATTACATCctgcaataataataataattataataatcaatatCAAATCACAATCTTGTCAATAatcaattgattaaaaaaaaagatataatcatTATAGATCGAATCTATGCAATTTTTACAGTATAATAATTGATTATTCACGTCTTACCATCTAGTTATACctatcatttttcttcttgGTATAATATAAGTAGTTTATCTTACGATAATATTCGAATcgttatttttaatcatttttttaaaaaaaaataattaaatgtctaCCCTTCCACAAAAATAAAGTTGGAACATGGTATGAAACCCTAAGTCTATATCTAATTATATCATTACTAGAAAAGGAAAgctttctaaaaaataaatggtatttttttgtttattttttatgttttataagtaaatataaaacatattatCTTTAGCATTTAGATAAATactataaaaatgaatattattgAGAATTTGAGATTAGCGTCGAGAGTGGAGATGAAGTATGTGTTAGTATAAGAGACTATCaatgtataatattatttatgaaatttattttttttctacttttacgATGAACAaagaaatcttttttttttattaacttatatatttttatattttttaaattaaaggtTAATGCAGATAGTACAAGTTTTAGTTGTTGGGAGTAATTTacttataaagaaaaaaattcaatgcaACTATGATTCATGTGTCAGATTTGCaagatttcaacaattttaaattaattaatgcacctaataaattgatataaagttgattatttgtaattttttgaatttttaattaccATTATGTTACAACTACACTAGTCAACAATGATTTATTTAAGGGAAGTCAATTAATAATCCTTCTATCGAAATCTCAGATCGCGCtataatgaatattttaattatatcgTTAGTTTTATTATACGAAATAAATGAATAACAGAGACGTACGACTAATTGAGCTGTGAGAGGGTCAAAGCCAGAGCTACCCGAGGCAAAACTAACTCCGGTCATGAGTTCGTCCAAGCTAAGACTCGGGTCTAAATAAGGTGGCACGAAATCTTTGATTCCCACATACGAAGCTGTTACAAaaatttattacattatttaaattatatacattgacagtttcacatttttaaaaaaaaaatatcataacaattagataacatttaaaaaaaaaaaactctaaaacctatgtatatataggaaaaattacttAGATAAAtgccttttaataaataattactgattttagggatacttttaatttattatcatttatagcaatactatgttaaatctgcaatatgtattaaaagtgaattaagtatgcaataatatgtattataactattttataaaatatattacgCATTTTTGGTAAGAAGTTGACACATtgaattataagtgtattaaaacgtgagataaatatattatccattaataaaacttgtattatatgtgaataataaattattttttgtaatatgaattaaaagtgtattataaatgtattaaaggtgatagaatgaaaaaaaatatattattgctataaatggttatagtatatttatttaagtttcCCGTATATATATTGGTGATAATATAGAAATTCTTTTTAGGTAACACTCAAAAAAAATTcctcttttttcaaaataatttaactttaaacttttaattatatCTTAATGACACGATTTATCatcacaaaaatcaaaataataaagtatTTCTTTTCTTGTAAAATTTCATGTTCGACCAGTCAAAACATGTAAAATGAAAATGTAGATCataatacatcttaaaatgacATGATAGAGCAAAATTTACATTTTAATGTAAAACTAGATCTCCCTGTAACAGTGTTTCATTATAATGATCACGTTTTCAATAAAAGTACTATTTCCCCtatctatgtacatgaataatGCTACGTACACGATgcaatcataaatatttttgactATAGGTACGTACGTACCTAAGTAATCTGTAACGAGACGACCATTAGTGAACCTCCCGGTGGGAACGTGATTCGAGAAATCGCGACCGTACGGCGAAAAATCGCACTTTGCGATGGTGTTTATGTAGTTGTTGTTGCCGGAATCAACCGTGGAATCTCCGAACACAAAAACAGCTGAAACTGTATTGTTAAATGGCCTTtgcaattttttataattattattattattattattattattatttaataataatgttCGACCTTGAgttttattttggaaaataatAATGAGAAGAATGGGcaaaaagagaataattttaCAAGGAAAAATCATTGTTGAAGAATAATAATcgggagagaaaaaaaaattgttgaaaaaattaGAATGAGTTTTTTGGTCTATTATAATGTGTTGTATATATAAtggcaaaaataaataaaaaattgttgtgTGTAGGTACTATTAATAATAGCAGTGGACctctatataaatttaaaatatacagTATTTTTTAGGATCCTTCTCTTTTCGGATTATTTTAAAGATCTTTCGTAcgatatttaattttgaaattaattttatgtactAGAGAGTTTTCCCCCTAAGG
Proteins encoded:
- the LOC107032277 gene encoding GDSL esterase/lipase At5g45960-like, whose protein sequence is MIFPCKIILFLPILLIIIFQNKTQGRTLLLNNNNNNNNNNYKKLQRPFNNTVSAVFVFGDSTVDSGNNNYINTIAKCDFSPYGRDFSNHVPTGRFTNGRLVTDYLASYVGIKDFVPPYLDPSLSLDELMTGVSFASGSSGFDPLTAQLVDVITMEKQLEYFKEYKRKLENSIGKEKTKILISKAAFIISAGTNDFAVNYYNTPFRRQKYYNVSQYQQFLMQMVQQFIQGLMNEGARVIGVAGVPPFGCLPIVITIDSGDVLQPRRCIESYSAVAREYNSLLQRLLKTMEIHGTKLFYVDIYSPINDMIQNPIKYGFSEVTMGCCGSGLIEASILCNPKSIVCNNPSNYMFWDAVHPSQATYYNVFKAIRPSIDFAINQL